The DNA sequence TCGACGCCGTCCCGCGTGTCGTCGTACAGCACCTGCGACAGGTCTCCGCGCAGGATCTCGATCTCCGAGATGTAGCCGTCGCCGCCGTCGTCCTCCGCGCTGAAGGTCTCCAGCACGTTCCCGGCCGCGTCCACGGTGTGCGCGCCGGCGGTTTCGGTGCGGGCCGCGCGCACCGCGTCGTCCAGCCCCATCAGCCGGATGACCTCCCGGGTCACCCCGCGCGCGTCCACTGCCTGCCCGCCGGGACGCAGCCCCGGCGCCCGCTCGACCACGGTCACCTCGGCTCCCCGCCGGCGCAGCCAGTGGGCCAGCGCGGGCCCCGCGATGCTCGCCCCCGCGATCAGAACCCTGACACCGCTCATCGTTCCCCCTACGGTCCGGATCAGTGCCGGGATCGTACAGCGACGCTCAGCCGGCAGGTTGCTCGCTGGGGAAGAGGATGGGGCTGAGCAGGTACCGGGTGCGGCCGGGAGCCGGCTCGTTGGCCAGCCGGGGCAGGATCGCGTCGCGCAGTTCCGCGTTCATCGCGACCAGCTCGTCCCGGTCGAGCCAGACCGCGTGCTGCCGGTAGCCGACGGGATCGGTGGCCGGGTCGGCGTTTTCGCGGTCGAGGTAGGCGTTGAACTCGGCGACGAGCGCCGCGACCGCCACCGCGAAACCGCGCCGGTGGTCCTCGAGGGACAGTGCCGCGGCGGTGTCCGGGTCGATGGCGGCCCGTTCCGGGCGCAGCTGGTAGTGGCGCTCGACCGCGCCGCGCACCCGCCGTTCGTCGGCCACGCGCAGGATCCCGCCCGTGGCGAGCAGGTCGACGTGCCGGTAGACCATGGCTTTCGAGACGTCCGGCAGCAACGCGCAGAGCTGGGCGGTGGTGTGCGTCCGCCCGCCGCGCATGGCGTGCACGATCCGCAGCCGCACCGGGTGGGCCAGCAGTTCCAAGGTGTCCACTACCGAACGATCTCACACGGTGATACCGTTCGCAAAACACGAGAACGATGGGGGCGGCGTGGTGGACGAGGGGCCGGCGGCGGTCGCCGCGGCGGTGGTCGGCATGGCGGCCGAGCGGCGGTTCGCCGACGTCGAGGCGATGTTCGCGCCGAGGTTGCGGGCGGCGGCGTCCGCCGAGACGCTGCGGGTCGGCTGGGAGAGCGAGCTCGCCAAGATCGGGCCGGTCTCGGCGGTCGGCGCCCCGGCGAGCGAGCCGGCCCAGGCGGGGCTGGTCCGGGTCAGCGTTCCGGTGACCTGCGAGCGCGGCGGCCTCACGGTCGTCATGTCGGTCGACGACGCCGGACTGCTGCACGGCCTGCGGCTCGCGCCCCCGGGCGGCACCTCCTGGGCACCACCGGGTTACGCCGACCCGGCACGGTTCACCGAACGGGAAGTCACCGTCGGTTCCGGTCCGCTCGCGGTGCCCGGCACGCTGACCGTCCCGACCGGGCGCGGCCCGTGGCCCGGGCTGGTGCTGCTCGCCTCGGGGCCGTTCGACCGCGACCTGACGACCGGCCCGAACAAGCCGTTCAAGGACCTGGCGTGGGGCCTGGCGAGCCGCGGTGTCGCGGTGGCCCGGTTCGACAAGGTGACCCACACCCACCCCCACGTCGGCGCCGAACCCGGGTTCACCCTGACCGAGGAGTACGTGCCGCACGCGCTCGCGGCCGTCCGCCTGCTCCAGCGGCAGCGGACCGTCGACGCCGAGCGGGTGTTCGTCGCCGGTCACAGCGGCGGCGGCAAGGCGGCCCCGCGGGTCGCGGCCGCCGACGCGTCGATCGCCGGGCTGGTGAGCCTCGCCGGCGACACCCTGCCGCTGAGCCGGGCGGCCGTCCGGGTCGTCCGGTACCTGGCGGACCTGGATCCCGGCCCGGCCATGACGGCGGCCGTCGAGGCGGTCACCCGGCAGGCCGCGCTCGTCGAGAGCCCCGAGCTGTCGGCCGCGATCCCGCCGTCGGACCTGCTCTTCGGCTGGCCGGCGTCGTACTGGCTGGACCTGCGCGGCTACGACCCGGTCGCGACCGCGGCGGGACTGGACCGGCCGATACTCATCCTGCAGGGCGGCCGCGACTACCAGGTGACCGCGGCCGGCGACCTCGCGGACTGGCAGGCGGGCCTGGCCCACCGGCCCGACGTCACGATCCGCGTCCACGACGCCGACGACCACATGTTCTTCCGCGGCGCAGGACCCTCCACACCCGCCGGGTACGAGCCGCCGCAGCACGTCGACCCGGCCGTGGTCGCCGACATCGCCGGCTGGCTGGCCGCCCACCGGCGGAAGATCCCCCGGCGCCGGCTCCGCCGCGAGCGTTAGCCGGCCCGGACCGCCAGCAGACTGCGGGCGGTGTCGGCCAGGGTCTCTTCCACCGGGCGGGTCCGCCAGCCGAGCACGCTCCGCGCCTTGTCCGTGCGGATGACCGGGACGCGGCCGAGCCTGCCGAGCGCTTCCCGCATCGCCGGGTCGGTCTCGGCGGCGGCCCGCACCTGCTCGGCCGTCAGTTCACCGGTGGGCAGGCCGTCCCCGCCGACGGTCTCCGCGAGGATCCGGGCCATCCCGAGGAAGCTGATCGACTTCCCGGCCGCCGCCAGGAACCGCTCCCCCGCGGCCCGCGGGTGGGTCATCGCCCGCACGTGCAGGTCGGCGACGTCCCGGACGTCGGCGACGCCGAAGTGCAGCGGCGGCACCACCGGCACCGCCCCGTCGAGCATCGCCCGCACCAGCGCGACCGACGACGACAGGCGGCCGCCGAGGACCGGGCCGAAGATGCCGGCCGGGTTGATCACCGCCAGTTCCGGGCCGCCTGCCGACCGCACCTGCTCCCACGCCGCGCGCTCGGCGATGACCTTCGACCGGACGTAGGCGCTGTTGGGGTCGGCGGGGTCGGTCCAGTCGGCCTCGGTGTACTCCTCCCGCGGCGTGGCGCCGTAGCCGACCGCGGCGAAGGACGACGTCAGCACGACCCGCCGGACCCCGGCTTCCCGGGCGGCCGCCAGCACGCGCACCGCGCCGTCGCGAGCCGGGCGGATCACCTCGTCGTCGGTCT is a window from the Amycolatopsis sp. cg9 genome containing:
- a CDS encoding helix-turn-helix domain-containing protein, producing MDTLELLAHPVRLRIVHAMRGGRTHTTAQLCALLPDVSKAMVYRHVDLLATGGILRVADERRVRGAVERHYQLRPERAAIDPDTAAALSLEDHRRGFAVAVAALVAEFNAYLDRENADPATDPVGYRQHAVWLDRDELVAMNAELRDAILPRLANEPAPGRTRYLLSPILFPSEQPAG
- a CDS encoding SDR family oxidoreductase, yielding MNDDNRSVVLVTGGTGYLGGHAVARLLADGHRVRTTVRDPGRAAEVRAAVGPGDLEVVAADLGADAGWAEAAEGVDAVLHVASPFPPGSPETDDEVIRPARDGAVRVLAAAREAGVRRVVLTSSFAAVGYGATPREEYTEADWTDPADPNSAYVRSKVIAERAAWEQVRSAGGPELAVINPAGIFGPVLGGRLSSSVALVRAMLDGAVPVVPPLHFGVADVRDVADLHVRAMTHPRAAGERFLAAAGKSISFLGMARILAETVGGDGLPTGELTAEQVRAAAETDPAMREALGRLGRVPVIRTDKARSVLGWRTRPVEETLADTARSLLAVRAG